The Punica granatum isolate Tunisia-2019 chromosome 4, ASM765513v2, whole genome shotgun sequence sequence AGCAGAATTCGGATCAACAGGGGGCAGCGCGTAGCtagagatcaaacctcgatcgggacgtcaaacgaactccgattgggacgaaattttgacagcagcttcacaacacgtggggctaagttctaaacggtcagaatttctattcgagctctgtaggtgctgtttcagctgactttgtgaaccacccggtgtgggtgacgaatttagtgtttgggtgatcgaagagagtgtttctcttgagtttggtgatccaagggtttatcgttgatgaaagacattgtataaccttcatttaTAGTGGAttgttgattcggagttggtcccgtggtttttctcCACATCGGtattttccacgtaaaattcttagtgttcttttattttactgcttgttggttgatttgattagttcctatctcgattacactagtaggggaggaagattaatcgctgcgttattatttggttaagtacatcccttcccaacaaaTCCTTATAGCTTATGtacgaattaataatttcttttaacaAATATAATATCGAGCAAGCAATTCTAATTATCTCTCTTTATCACAAATCTTGATGATGTTCAATTATGCCATATGCATCCTCTAATATTACGAAAAGCAATGGAAACTGAAAGTTAATTCCAATTCCGGAAATAATAAAGATCAAACAGATGAAAGTGAATTGAACTCCATTCTGTGGCCGAACCAAACAAAAGGGGGAATTAGTCATTCCGTTTCTGATTCCATCCCATTCCGATGATTCCGATTCTGATTCCAGGACCTGAACCAAAAGGCACCTCAGTGTGCCGACACTCAAAATTCTTCTCATTCTGTCGAGGTGTTGAACAGATCTTGGGTTTCcttctaataataataactccATAGTCGGATgtggaaaattttgaaacatcacaataattaatgaaaaagataattttattaaatgcagtgtgatttatatatttattactcGATAGCATGACTTCACAATTATTATCCCACTAGTGTTTCATCACATGCattgtaatttcttttttcattatgtacatttttataataattattcactATTTTGAAGACAAATTACTTTGTTTGCTAACAACAATAAGGACAATTTAATTTagtttcaatttaaataataattaatatataagttAAATAAGCtttaataaaattgaacaattttCAATGGTTTAGTAATACTTTATCTAttcaacaaattttttttatcactaTCGTATGATATGTATTGCATATATTCATTCAATCATGAATGCACTATACAAATTCAATATTTTGTTGGAAAATTTCTTACACAAAtctttttttgcactttttcttgtaaaaataaattttttttgacatTGCCGCTTCcaaatgtttaatttttatttttataattaaatctTTCGTCCAAGAAAGTATCTTTCAATAAAAATGTTCtttaaagattaaaaaaaaataaaaataggaaaatgaAAACACTCACAAGAAGCAGGCCAAAAGGCTTTGAACCAAAAACTCTAAAGAGAATTACTCGGTCTTTTGGAATTGGAGGAATAAGGAGGCTTTGCATGAAGAGTTTCGCAGACCCTATGATGAGGCAGCTCGCATTCTGCAGGTGGCCCATGATTTTCTTTGGGTCGCATCCTCTCATTGGTCTATTTCCATGAACCAACCTGAGGAATGGGCTCTTGTTGGATGGTCACGACCTGCATTGGGTTGGTTCAAGTTAAACACTGATGGAGCAGCAAGAGGGAACCTAGGCTCCGCTAGAGCTGGTGGCATTATTCGAGACTCAAATGGGAACTGGATAGGAGGCATTATGCACAACATCGGCATCTCAACTTCAATTTATGCTGAACTACAAGGCATCGTTACAGGTCTTGAGCTTGCTTCGTCTCTCGAATGTCGGAAGCTGTGTGTGGAGACCGATTCTCGTGTCGCCCAAGGACTTATCTCTGCTCAGGATTCTTGCGCTCCATCTCTAAGATCCTTGGTGATCGAGATAAGGGCTGCGCTAGCAAGAGACTGGGAGGTTTCTGCGAATCATGTTTAAAAAGAGGGCAACTTTTGTGCATATTGGTTTGCTCGGCGTGTGATTTCGCGTCCTCCTGGCGTCCATTTCATCCCTTTTATTCCTGACGGTCTACGTCATTTAATGTTGGGAGATCTTGCAGGGACTGCCGTACTTTGTCCTGTTTAgtcttttcatttccttcgGGCATTAGGCCCGTTtgtctacccaaaaaaagaaaaaaagcagtaaaaatccAAGTACTGAAACCTATACTTATAGAATAAAAAGTACTCAATCTGTAGTTATAATTGAGTTGaagcaaacaaacaaaaggcaAGTCAGGACTTCATCTTCGTCATGTTTGATTCCTTTGCAGCGCTGACCAAGCTTTCGTGATCATAAGCACCAATGCAGAACTGAGTTGATTTTCTGCAGCCACATTGTCTTAACTTTCTACAAGCAGCATCTGACCAAGTGGAATTGCTGGTATCCTATGGAGCTTCACCTATACATACTGCATTTAGTGCCTTTATGTAGTGCCTCACTTAGGCATCGAATGGTCAAGTCGGCTCTTAACCCTCGATTCGACTTCTCTGATTGGTTTCTGGTGTCCAGATTGTTCACGGATTAGCAAGCATATGGAAGGATTGACAGTTACAATGTCGAGGATTCAATAATCAATAATGGAATCCTTGCATATGCGAAACAAATTTACCGTTATACGGTTAGCAGTTGAGAGATTACGTGGCAAGTCTAGGGTTCTATCTAACCCCCAAAAGAACATAACGTATATCGTAAATTTTTGGAGATTTTGTAGTCAATGACTCGAATTTACTTAGAGACGTACGTGCCGCTTGTTAACAGCCACATAGTGCTCGGCCCTATTGAAACTTGGTTGGCTTCATGATCCTATCTAATTAACGTAACGCATTCAAAAGAAGATTCGATAGTTAATGAACCATTACAATGCTTTCGTAGTTCAGCTGGCTGGTTCAATGCCATCTTTAGTTCGTTATATTTATCAGGAGTTGGGGGAAGGTCCGAATATCGGTGCACCGAATTCTTGGAAGAGTATAATTGGAGTTCAAATTTAAGAGCTCACCGTGTAGCCGAAGATGGAAGAAATTTTACTTGAATCTCGGCAAGTGATGAACAAATTGTCCTCAATCTTTCTTCTGCCATTTCCGTAAAAGAAAGCAGTACGAGAATGAATACTATCAAATAAATTCTATGAAAAGTAAGGGATTCGATATACCGCGTGGCGTGTATCACTGACAAATAGTTGTAAAATATATCAGCACGGACGATATCAAATATGTGACAAACTGTTATTTAGTAaaaatactattttttttgttaagtCTTGTGATAGAATTCCACATTATATATCCGTGTTACACAGAAGATTTTCTCGAGAAGAAGAACTCTTTAGCAAACCAAAACCGAGAATAAAAGATCAAGACAGGGGCAAAACCGGAATAGTATGAACAAAACAGTAACCCCAGAGACCGCCCTCCCCtgcccttcttcttcctcttcctcttcttctcccccACGCTTGAGAAGAGAACAGAACGCACCCCATTAGATCAAACAacaaactctctctctctctctctctctctctatctgcTTGCTTGCCACCATTGAGGGGCCTCATCTATCAGCCTGTTCCCTCTCTTGCTCTTCAATCTCTTGCTTGAGGTAAACCTTCTGGGTCTTTGTCCTTGTCCTGAGAGAGCGATCAAGAAAGAAGATCAAGATCATACAGCCCGCCATGGCTGATCGGTTCTAAACGAGTGGGAAGACCCACGAAAACCAACTCCCTTGATCATCAATGGTGTTTCAATCAATCTCAGAGTCCGAGCCTCCTGCTAGGACCGTTCAGTCCGTTCCTATGGCCTCGATCGTCTCTGCCAAGTCTCATCAGCCCCTGCACAACTTCTCCCTCACCGACCTCAAGTGGTCCCAAGCCCACCACCGCTTTTGTCGCCAGCCGGCTGAGTCCGGGCACCACTCCCCCCCCTGTGATTCTGCCTCCCAGGTCCTCAACTGTGCCCCTTCCAGTTCATCCCGGAATGCGGTTGAGGCTCGGGATGTGAAAGTCAAGGACGACCCGGCCGTGATTGTGGGGAACGGAAGATCGTCGAAGATCCTTCTCCGGTTTCGCGCGAGGGAGAAGCCGAGACAATCTGCTGCTGAGGCggaggcggaggaggaggcggaggaggaggaggctgCAGTGGCTCTGGGGAAAGCCCTGGCCGGCCCAGCGGAACCCGAGGGACTGACGTCGAAGGTGTGGAATCTGAGGCCGAGGAAGCAGATAACTAAGAAGTCCAGCACGAGCCAAATCACTGCGCCGGAGATGATCGGCGGCCTGGTGGAGGTAGCCCGGGTGAGGACTGGGGGAGCAGAGGTTGAGACGGCGGGTGCGGAGGAGAGGAAGTTGAAGGTCATCGTCCCTCTGACGAAGGAGGAGATCCAGGCGGACTTTCTCGCCATGACTGGGTCGAGGCCCCCGAGGAGGCCGAAGAAACGGCCGAGGACTGTCCAGCGAGCGCTCGACTACGTCTTCCCGGGGCTGTGGCTGTCCACCATCACCCCCGACTCTTACAAGGTTGTCGACAAACCTCCAAAGGTACTGATTTTGAAGCCTTAATCGATTCTTTCATGAATAGGTCGCTTTAATTTTTCCggccaccaaaaaaaaaaaaaaagcagttTCCTTCTTGAAttggaattatttttccattaaaacTTGAGGATCAGTTTTAATGAcccataatatttttttttgtttaaaacaaactttaattaaaaatttacagTCTTTCAAGgggggtaaaaaaaaaaaagggatattGTCTTCCGGTCTTTGCTCTGTTTCTTACCGACGGAACAGTGTATAAAGGTTAGGAGGACATTGGAGAACTTCAGAAGAGGCGTGTAAACTATATATTGATTCGATAACTTTGTGCAGTTAAGATCTTTATGCGCGAGTGTGCCGAAGATCTCAATCTGATAAATTGGACTGGAATCAAAGCCGACGATGGAAATTGAATGGTTGCTTTGCTTGCAGGGTTAAAAGATCGAATGTCGTAGTGTAATGGTATCTTCCGGGGAATTCTGTTGCGTCTTTCGACGCCTAAAGCCGACTCCGCCGGAACTTTTGTGAATAtgggaaggaaggaaggtAGGAAGGAAGAGGAGATTGCCTGCCAATGTACAGATGAGATCGAGAATTAGGtttagattagattagattgGAATTGGAATTGGAATTGGAATCCTGTCGATCAGATTTCTTATTTCTGCCagcctttctttttattttattttctcttctcttttttttttttttaattttaaattggcAGTGAAAAGAGAGACGAAAGTCAATTGGTAAAGGCGCAGTAGAAATTGGGTGCTGGGCTTGTTAGTTATTTCTGCATTTATTTGCTCGCTCATGTTCTCATCCCATAAATGCATGCAATTTCCTCCCCGGGTTTGTTTTATTGCagggaaaaaatatatatatatatatatatatattgaaacaaACAACGCGTCAtgtaattttccttttatataaAAGATTAGTAACCTATTGAGGAATTGAGAGATAATAATCCATCTCAACGAAGCCATTCGTTTCGGCTATTTCTAAATTTCGTCGAAAGGTTTATGTCTCATGAGACAACCCTTAGCCTCGAGCTCGAAGTATGGATTTCTAAAAGCGCATATGAAGAGTTCGCCCCAAGATAATCTTCAATGATAGAATTTATGTCCTACAAGGAGCCTGTGCCCTTTCACCCAAGATAATTTTCAATGATAAGATTCACAGGAGGAAAAAGTTTTCATGTGAAGatagaattttcaatattctaataaaccaaataatttcaaagaaataaatatattttctatagGATTTTACCATCTAATTTGGAAATTTCAATCCTCGACTTTCCCTCTTAACGCTGCATCCTTCCTTTCCATCGATATCACGAGaatctttaatttcttctgtctatatatctattttcGGAATGCCTGCTTAATTAGGTTTagtaatttttcaataaaaaaaagaccAAGTGGAAAGAATATATTTTCGTATTTCAATtggagaaattaaaataaggatgacgccaaattttttttttgtttacgGATTGTTTAGATTTGGTCAATGATCGAAGATGCTACGTTTTATTACACCTGTCCTTGAAGACGTCACAAGTCATTCATCCTTCGTCCCCAGCAAGCATTGTCGTCTAtatcttttttgaaaatagaaCCCTCTTGATTCCATAATTAGACGATCTCTGAGACTTGCAATTGGCCTTCGAGACGGGTGGTAGAATTATTCCCAGTGCAGCGAAAACTTATTCAATttttcgtaaaaaaaaaagaaaagtctaTCTCTTTCGATTTCTCACTATCCAATTTTCATTGGACTTATATGAACTTGAACCCATTTATacttaaaatttcaaactGATAAGTGATGATATATAAATCTCGTATAAACCCATActtgttcttttattttttcaatgtgtGTTTAATTCCCCACACCTGTCATCATGTGTAACATATAATCTATTTTTGTCTATATGTTGTTacatgcccttaaacaccAGTTCTCAACAATTGAATTCGAGTCGGGttcatcttccgtgctcgggcaaTGTGGCACTAACACGAGGCACATTCTTGACTGCATTCGGACATATTGGGTCTAGCGTGGTGTAGGTAAGTACACGCACGTGAGCGCGCATAGGTATAACAtgactctgataccatattaaatttccattaagCTTATATGGACTTTGACCAATTTCCACTTAAAGGTTCAAATTGATAAGTGGTGATGTACACACCTCATATAAATCCATGAttgttcttttatattttcaatgtgGAATTTTAATTTCCAACAATCACGAACGATAAcctattaaatattttcagtttaagtatttaatatttcaatttaagtgtttaatatttttacaACTTATACTTAATAcaaatatttatcattttcacATTCAATTCAAATGTTTAATACTTTGTACATTCTattacaaatttttaaaaattactttatatatatagaaaaggaGAAGTTCGATCGTGTGTTTTCACATTTCGGTGTTTTCGCATTTGTGCTTTTTCGGACCAAATTTTATTCCATATGTAATTTctgcggaaaaaaaaaactcctttCCACAATTTGAGTTCTGAATTATGCCCTTTCATTTTCCAGTTCCAAATTTGAGACCCTTAGCCAGAAACTTCTTCTCTTTCTATCGCACACGTTCATATCCCGacatatttttccttataacGCCCAAATGTTCCAAACATGCTTCCCGCTTTATCAAGTGTGGGCACTCGCCAGTTCCAACTGTGCTCTCCTCTCTCCCAGCCTCCGCCCTCACTGACGGTTCCACCCCCTACAGTactcttttttcttccttctgcGATTTCTCTCTGTCGATTGAGAATGTTTTCATGTTGCCACAAGGCTCCGCTAGAGATTGCAACACTCACAGGCAAGAGGACTGATGGCGGTGGCATATTAGCTTGCGACAATTGTGGGAGAGACTGCCATATGAGGGCTAGATGTTGGCGAATTGTCAATTATCCACAGACATGAAAGCAAAAAAGAAGGTGTTGGACCCTTGATTATATTTGTCACGACAATAAGAGAGAAAAGTTCAAAAACAAGATCTGAGACTGAGAGTTTCTGGTGAAGACAAAATATGTCTTTCTGTATTCTGTTTTTCGGATCTGTACATTTCGCCACAGGTTATATGAGTATATATAAACTCAACCTTAGCAGTGAAGCAATGAGAAAGCAACACCAAAAGTCAATACTTAGAACTTAGTCTAGATAAGCCCCAAAAGCTAATCATCACAGTTAAGACCAAAATACCAAAACCCAAAAACTTGGTTTACATATCTGTCAACAGCCTCCCTTAAACCGAGCTTTTCTTAACCATACCAATCATCCTCTTCAGCTTAAAAAGAGTGTCCGCTTTCAACGGTTTCGTGAACATGTCAGCAACTTGATCTTCAGACTTGCAAAACTCAAGCACAATCTCTCCAGACTTTACCAAAGCTCTAATGAAGTGATACTTAATATCGATGTGCTTGCTCCTCCCATGAAACACGGGATTTTTTGCTAAAGCAATTGCTGACTTATTGTCACACTTGATCACGGTTGGCTTCATCTGCTCAAGCTGTAACTCCCTGAGTAACTGACGCAGCCAAATTGCTTGAGTAGCACAGTAAGCTGCGGCTATGTACTCCGCCTCAGCTGTGGATAAGGCCACCACCTGCTGCTTCTTCGAGGACCATGAAAAAGCTCCATTCCCCAAGGAGAAAACATAACCAGAAGTACTCTTCCTTTCTCCAACATCACCTCCCCAATCACTATCAGTGAATCCCATAAGTTGAAAATCATTAGACGAAGAATAAAATACACCTTCATCCAAGGTACCTTTGATATACAGCAAAATCCTCTTCGCCGCTTGTAGGTGTGATTGTTTCGGGGACTCCATAAATCTACTCACCAGCCCAACACTATAGACAAGATCAGGCCTAGTAGAAGTCAAGTACCTTAGACTCCCAACTAGCCTCTTGAAGTATGTGGGATTGACATCGGCACCACTTCCTTCCCTTGTCAACTTCAGCCTCTCCTCCATTGGAGTTTGAATTGGCTTGCAAGTAGCCATCTTGAAACGCTCAAGAATATCCTTGGCATACTTCTGCTGACAAACGAAAATGCCCTTCTCCGATTAAGTGACTTCAAGACCAAGAAAGTAAGACATGAGACCCATATCTGCCATCTCAAACTCACAAGTCATGGCCTTCCTGAAGCTATCAATCATGTCTTGACAATTCCCAGTAAATGTCAGATCATCAACATATAAGCAGACAATGAGCATTTCACCATTTGTACTGACTTTCACATATAAAGCATGCTCGTAAGGACAACGAACAAAGCTATGAGCAAGGAAATAGGAGTCAATTCTGGTGTACCATGCCCTTGGTGCTTGCTTGAGGCCATAGAGAGCTTTCTTCAACCTGTACACCGAGCTTTCTTGTCCTTCGTTGACATAGCCTTCCGGTTGATCCACATACACTTCTTCGTCAAGTATTCCATTAAGGAATGCTGActtgacatccatttgatgTATCTTCCAGCCCCTTTCAGCTGCCAAAGCGATGATTAGACGAATCGTGTCCAGTCTTGCAACCGGAGCAAATACTTCAAAGTAGTCGATCTCGGGTTTTTGCTTGTAACCCTTGACCACAAGACGAGCTTTCAGCCTGTCAACATCCCCATTTGGCTTGTATTTCGTCTtgtaaacccacttcacaccaATGGACTTCTTGCCTTCTGGAAGAGGAGTCAACTCCCACGTGTCGTTCTTCTCGATTGCACGTATCTCATCATCCATGGCTTGAATCCACCCTTGATCATGTGAAGCTTCCTGAAATGTCATTGGATCACAATCCGCAAAGAGAGCAAAGTTGACCATCTCCTCATCATATGACTCATCATCTTTAGACAAGACACAATCTTGAAGACGTGCCGGTAAAAGTTGTCGTCGTTGCGGACGTGAAGACGTTTCATCTAAATTAATCTGTGAATTTGCTTCAGAAGTTG is a genomic window containing:
- the LOC116202221 gene encoding uncharacterized protein LOC116202221 isoform X2; translated protein: MVFQSISESEPPARTVQSVPMASIVSAKSHQPLHNFSLTDLKWSQAHHRFCRQPAESGHHSPPCDSASQVLNCAPSSSSRNAVEARDVKVKDDPAVIVGNGRSSKILLRFRAREKPRQSAAEAEAEEEAEEEEAAVALGKALAGPAEPEGLTSKVWNLRPRKQITKKSSTSQITAPEMIGGLVEVARVRTGGAEVETAGAEERKLKVIVPLTKEEIQADFLAMTGSRPPRRPKKRPRTVQRALDYVFPGLWLSTITPDSYKVVDKPPKG
- the LOC116202221 gene encoding uncharacterized protein LOC116202221 isoform X1, which translates into the protein MVFQSISESEPPARTVQSVPMASIVSAKSHQPLHNFSLTDLKWSQAHHRFCRQPAESGHHSPPCDSASQVLNCAPSSSSRNAVEARDVKVKDDPAVIVGNGRSSKILLRFRAREKPRQSAAEAEAEEEAEEEEAAVALGKALAGPAEPEGLTSKVWNLRPRKQITKKSSTSQITAPEMIGGLVEVARVRTGGAEVETAGAEERKLKVIVPLTKEEIQADFLAMTGSRPPRRPKKRPRTVQRALDYVFPGLWLSTITPDSYKVVDKPPKLRSLCASVPKISI